A window of the Streptomyces finlayi genome harbors these coding sequences:
- a CDS encoding dihydrodipicolinate synthase family protein, with translation MDLTPLKAALADVVAIPVTPFAEDGTIDTAAHRALLRRLLDGGVRILTPNGNTGEFYALTPDERRAVTELTVEETGGRATVLVGVGHDVPTAVAAARHARDSGAEMVMVHQPVHPYVSQDGWIDYHRAIAEAVPGLGVVPYIRNPLLGGEALAELADSCPNVIGVKYAVPDAARFGAFARDAGLERFVWVAGLAELYAPSYFATGATGFTSGLVNVAPGVSLAMLEALRAGDYAAAMKVWEQIRRFEELRADRQSADNVTVVKEALASLGLCRRDVRAPSRVLPEERRAEVADQVAGWSV, from the coding sequence ATGGACCTCACTCCGCTGAAGGCGGCCCTCGCAGATGTCGTGGCCATCCCGGTGACCCCGTTCGCCGAGGACGGGACCATCGACACGGCGGCGCACCGCGCCCTGCTGCGACGGCTGCTCGACGGCGGCGTCCGCATCCTCACCCCGAACGGCAACACCGGGGAGTTCTATGCGCTCACGCCCGACGAGCGGCGGGCCGTGACCGAACTGACCGTCGAGGAGACCGGTGGCCGCGCCACCGTCCTGGTGGGCGTCGGACACGACGTACCGACCGCCGTCGCCGCCGCCCGGCACGCCAGGGACTCCGGCGCCGAGATGGTGATGGTGCACCAGCCGGTGCACCCCTACGTCTCCCAGGACGGCTGGATCGACTACCACCGCGCGATCGCCGAAGCCGTACCCGGACTCGGCGTCGTCCCTTACATCCGCAACCCGCTGCTCGGCGGCGAGGCGCTGGCCGAACTCGCCGACAGCTGCCCCAACGTCATCGGGGTGAAGTACGCCGTACCGGACGCGGCCCGCTTCGGCGCCTTCGCCCGGGACGCGGGCCTCGAACGCTTCGTCTGGGTCGCCGGCCTCGCCGAGCTGTACGCCCCCTCCTACTTCGCCACCGGCGCCACCGGCTTCACCTCCGGCCTCGTCAACGTCGCCCCCGGTGTCTCGCTGGCCATGCTGGAGGCCCTGCGGGCCGGGGACTACGCGGCGGCGATGAAGGTCTGGGAGCAGATCCGCCGCTTCGAGGAACTGCGCGCCGACCGGCAGTCCGCCGACAACGTCACCGTGGTCAAGGAGGCCCTGGCCTCGCTCGGCCTCTGCCGCCGCGATGTCCGCGCCCCCAGCAGAGTGCTGCCCGAGGAGCGCCGCGCCGAGGTCGCCGACCAGGTCGCCGGGTGGTCCGTATGA
- a CDS encoding DUF6807 domain-containing protein, producing the protein MTTALLSCAGRTVGRYSYLPSARDGRPFLHPVTTLAGTPVTEERPGDHIHHLGASIAVPDVAGYNFWGGRTFVRDQGPTELDNHGVQRHLGWKLRDQDGFVEELSWEADGTELLREHRTVAVTGLSDTAWALDLSFSLTNRGTTGLSIGSPATNGRPGAGYGGFFWRAPKGPTAPVVFGAEADGEEAVHGRAADWVALAGNGWTLVFAGATEETRNDPWFVRSTEYPGVGSSLAADRRLVVAAGATVVRRVVTVVADGTLDRDTADAHVRKVVTA; encoded by the coding sequence GTGACCACCGCACTCCTCAGCTGCGCGGGCCGCACCGTCGGCCGCTACAGCTACCTCCCCTCCGCCCGGGACGGCCGCCCCTTCCTCCACCCCGTCACCACCCTGGCGGGCACCCCCGTCACCGAGGAGCGGCCGGGCGACCACATCCACCACCTCGGCGCCTCCATCGCCGTCCCCGACGTGGCCGGGTACAACTTCTGGGGCGGACGCACCTTCGTCCGCGACCAGGGCCCCACCGAACTCGACAACCACGGGGTGCAGCGTCACCTCGGGTGGAAGCTCCGCGACCAGGACGGTTTCGTGGAGGAGCTCAGCTGGGAGGCCGACGGCACCGAGCTGCTGCGCGAGCACCGCACGGTCGCCGTCACCGGGCTCTCCGACACCGCGTGGGCGCTCGACCTCTCCTTCTCCCTCACCAACCGGGGGACCACCGGGCTCTCCATCGGCAGCCCCGCCACCAACGGCCGCCCCGGCGCCGGATACGGCGGATTCTTCTGGCGCGCACCCAAGGGGCCCACGGCGCCCGTCGTGTTCGGCGCCGAGGCGGACGGTGAAGAGGCCGTGCACGGCAGGGCCGCCGACTGGGTGGCGCTCGCCGGGAACGGCTGGACCCTCGTCTTCGCCGGGGCCACCGAGGAGACCCGGAACGATCCCTGGTTCGTCCGGAGCACCGAGTACCCCGGGGTGGGCTCCTCCCTCGCCGCGGACCGCCGCCTCGTCGTCGCCGCCGGAGCCACCGTCGTGCGCCGCGTCGTCACCGTCGTCGCCGACGGCACACTCGACCGGGACACCGCGGACGCCCACGTCCGCAAGGTCGTGACGGCATGA
- a CDS encoding 5-dehydro-4-deoxyglucarate dehydratase — translation MTSAPLAARLTRVAGPLFFPVTAYGPDGAIDLTAFRAHVRHGVDAGAAAVFACCGTGEFHALTPDEFGLLVAAAVEETAGQVPVVAGAGYGTALAIQYAERAEAAGADGLLALPPYLVVAGQEGLLRHYTALAAATRLETVVYQRDNAVFTPETVVALARTPGIIGLKDGYGDLDLMQRIVSAVRTQAPGQDFLYFNGLPTAELTGLAYRGIGVALYSSAVFAFAPDIALAFYRALDSGDDELANALLDHFYRPLVELRAKGHGYAVSLVKAAVRLGGLDVGEVRTPLMEPPAAHIEELVAIIASGRTVLEARGPGMPEAAASGAGAREAVARG, via the coding sequence GTGACCTCAGCCCCCCTTGCCGCCCGGCTCACTCGAGTCGCCGGGCCGCTCTTCTTCCCCGTGACCGCTTACGGGCCGGACGGCGCCATCGACCTGACGGCTTTCCGCGCCCATGTGCGGCACGGCGTCGACGCCGGTGCGGCCGCCGTCTTCGCGTGCTGCGGCACGGGCGAGTTCCATGCGCTGACTCCCGACGAGTTCGGGCTTCTCGTCGCTGCTGCCGTCGAGGAGACGGCCGGGCAGGTGCCCGTCGTCGCGGGCGCCGGATACGGCACCGCACTCGCGATCCAGTACGCGGAACGCGCCGAGGCGGCGGGCGCCGACGGGCTTCTCGCCCTGCCGCCGTACCTCGTCGTCGCGGGCCAGGAGGGGCTGCTGCGCCACTACACCGCCCTTGCCGCCGCCACCCGGCTGGAGACGGTCGTCTACCAGCGCGACAACGCCGTCTTCACTCCGGAGACGGTCGTCGCGCTCGCCCGGACGCCCGGGATCATCGGTCTCAAGGACGGCTACGGCGACCTGGACCTGATGCAGCGGATCGTCAGCGCCGTCCGCACCCAGGCGCCCGGCCAGGACTTCCTGTACTTCAACGGGCTGCCGACGGCCGAACTCACGGGACTCGCCTACCGGGGCATCGGCGTCGCGCTCTACTCCTCGGCCGTCTTCGCCTTCGCCCCCGATATCGCCCTCGCCTTCTACCGGGCGCTGGACTCGGGGGACGACGAGCTGGCCAACGCCCTGCTGGACCACTTCTACCGGCCGCTGGTCGAGCTGCGCGCCAAGGGGCACGGCTACGCGGTCTCGCTGGTGAAGGCGGCCGTCCGGCTCGGGGGACTGGACGTCGGCGAGGTGCGCACCCCGCTCATGGAGCCGCCCGCCGCCCACATCGAGGAGCTCGTCGCGATCATCGCGAGCGGACGCACCGTGCTGGAGGCGCGCGGACCCGGGATGCCGGAGGCAGCGGCGTCCGGGGCCGGGGCGCGGGAGGCGGTGGCACGCGGGTGA
- a CDS encoding Gfo/Idh/MocA family protein has protein sequence MSTTATTATPLPIVLAGARGHGRWHLANIRRLQGQGVVRLAGICELAPLDSGELDAFAGELPQQCADFGALLDSTGARAAVICTPIQTHTELALTAAARGVHLLLEKPPAATYADYVRMTEGVREAGIACQIGFQSFGSHAVPAIRELVRSGAIGTVQGFGAAGAWVRDEAYYRRAPWAGRRRIGDTDVVDGVLTNPLAHAVATALELADSGRADDVLAIETQLFRANDIEADDTSCLRITTPGGPPVTVAVTLCAEQAAEPYVIVHGDRGRITFWYKQDRVLVQRAGRGPEEVVHGRTDLLENLAGHLAHGTALLVPPHRTGAFMRVVEAVRTAPEPAALPGDAWFTAPATATTGVRRVVRGVDALVAAGADTLSLFSELGAPWAHPSEVSTP, from the coding sequence ATGAGCACCACCGCCACCACGGCCACCCCCCTCCCGATCGTCCTCGCCGGGGCACGCGGCCACGGGCGCTGGCACCTCGCCAACATCCGCCGCCTCCAGGGCCAGGGGGTCGTCCGCCTCGCCGGGATCTGCGAACTGGCACCGCTGGATTCGGGCGAACTCGACGCCTTCGCCGGTGAACTCCCGCAGCAGTGCGCTGACTTCGGGGCGCTCCTGGACTCCACCGGAGCCCGCGCGGCCGTCATCTGCACCCCGATCCAGACCCACACCGAACTGGCTCTCACCGCTGCCGCGCGTGGTGTCCACCTCCTCCTGGAGAAGCCACCCGCCGCCACCTACGCCGACTACGTCCGGATGACCGAGGGGGTACGGGAAGCGGGCATCGCCTGCCAGATCGGCTTCCAGTCCTTCGGCTCGCACGCCGTCCCCGCCATCCGGGAACTCGTACGCAGCGGTGCGATCGGCACCGTCCAGGGCTTCGGCGCCGCCGGGGCCTGGGTCCGTGACGAGGCCTACTACCGCCGGGCGCCCTGGGCCGGACGCCGCAGGATCGGCGACACCGACGTGGTCGACGGGGTCCTCACCAACCCCCTGGCCCACGCCGTCGCCACCGCGCTCGAACTCGCGGACAGCGGGAGGGCCGACGACGTCCTGGCCATCGAGACCCAGCTGTTCCGGGCCAACGACATCGAGGCCGACGACACCTCCTGCCTCCGCATCACCACCCCGGGCGGACCGCCGGTCACCGTCGCCGTCACCCTCTGCGCCGAACAGGCCGCCGAACCGTATGTGATCGTCCACGGCGACCGGGGCCGGATCACCTTCTGGTACAAGCAGGACCGCGTCCTCGTCCAGCGCGCCGGCCGGGGGCCCGAGGAAGTCGTCCACGGGCGGACCGACCTCCTGGAGAACCTGGCCGGCCATCTGGCACACGGCACGGCCCTCCTCGTACCCCCGCACCGCACCGGCGCGTTCATGCGCGTCGTCGAGGCCGTGCGCACCGCCCCCGAACCCGCCGCGCTGCCCGGCGACGCCTGGTTCACCGCACCGGCCACGGCCACCACCGGCGTACGGCGCGTCGTGCGCGGTGTCGACGCCCTGGTCGCCGCGGGCGCCGACACCCTCAGCCTCTTCTCCGAACTCGGCGCCCCCTGGGCGCACCCCAGCGAGGTGAGTACACCGTGA
- a CDS encoding NAD-dependent epimerase/dehydratase family protein, giving the protein MPAPRTVLITGAAGGLGTLMRALLPAHGYELRLLDLVPIDGEPDAIVADLGDKDALREAVRGVDAIIHLAGISLEASFDKILRANIEGTYNLYEAAREEGVRRMVFASSNHAIGYTPRPLPGDTLVPVDVTRRPDTFYGLSKSFGEDLAQLYWDRHGMETVSVRIGSCFEEPTSVRMLSVWMSPGDGARLFHAAISAENVGHTVVYGSSDNTRLWWDLSSARSLGYEPQDDSEPYADKLIAEQGELDPAKPEHAHIGGHFVTDPPIWPH; this is encoded by the coding sequence ATGCCCGCTCCCCGTACCGTTCTGATCACCGGCGCCGCCGGCGGCCTCGGCACCCTGATGCGCGCGCTGCTGCCCGCGCACGGCTACGAGCTCCGGCTCCTCGACCTCGTCCCCATCGACGGCGAACCGGACGCGATCGTCGCCGATCTGGGCGACAAGGACGCGCTCCGCGAGGCCGTTCGGGGCGTCGACGCGATCATCCACCTCGCGGGCATCTCCCTGGAAGCCTCTTTCGACAAGATTCTGCGCGCGAACATCGAGGGGACCTACAACCTCTACGAGGCCGCGCGCGAGGAGGGCGTGCGCCGGATGGTGTTCGCCTCGTCCAACCACGCCATCGGCTACACCCCGCGCCCGCTCCCCGGCGACACCCTGGTTCCGGTCGACGTCACCCGCCGCCCGGACACCTTCTACGGCCTCTCCAAGTCCTTCGGCGAGGACCTCGCCCAGCTCTACTGGGACCGCCATGGCATGGAGACCGTGTCCGTGCGCATCGGCTCGTGCTTCGAGGAGCCCACGTCGGTACGGATGCTGTCGGTCTGGATGAGCCCCGGCGACGGTGCCCGGCTCTTCCACGCCGCGATCAGCGCGGAGAACGTCGGGCACACCGTCGTCTACGGCTCATCGGACAACACGCGCCTGTGGTGGGACCTGAGTTCGGCCCGGTCCCTCGGGTACGAGCCGCAGGACGATTCCGAGCCGTACGCGGACAAGCTCATCGCCGAGCAGGGCGAACTGGACCCCGCCAAGCCTGAGCACGCCCACATCGGCGGCCACTTCGTCACCGACCCGCCGATCTGGCCCCACTGA
- a CDS encoding carbohydrate ABC transporter permease yields MAQAAAVAKPPKVPKRRSASPRRLPYLLIAPAGLLMLGFIAYPVISVFYYSLQNYNVTKPWRNGFAGFDNFTRIFTEDDHFWTTLGFSAQWVGVQVSLQLALGLALALIVNQSFIGRGISRAMVFSPWAVSGVLTSTIWILLYNSSTGFSRYLADAGIGDYGTSVLSDTGTVFWAATVAELWRGVPFFAILILADLQSVSKELYEAASVDGAGRVRQFVHITLPHLRDAIILATLLRGVWEFNNVDLLYTLTGGGPAGETTTLPLYVANTGIEGHDFGYASALTTVAFVILLFCSIVYLRLSKFGGDHK; encoded by the coding sequence ATGGCCCAAGCCGCAGCCGTGGCCAAACCGCCCAAGGTGCCCAAGCGCCGATCGGCGAGCCCGCGCCGACTGCCCTACCTGCTGATCGCGCCCGCCGGGCTGCTGATGCTGGGCTTCATCGCCTATCCGGTGATCAGCGTCTTCTACTACAGCCTCCAGAACTACAACGTCACCAAGCCGTGGCGGAACGGCTTCGCCGGCTTCGACAACTTCACCCGCATCTTCACCGAGGACGACCACTTCTGGACGACACTCGGCTTCAGCGCCCAGTGGGTCGGCGTCCAGGTCTCGCTCCAGCTCGCGCTGGGCCTCGCCCTCGCACTGATCGTGAACCAGAGCTTCATCGGCCGCGGCATCTCCCGGGCGATGGTCTTCTCTCCCTGGGCCGTCTCCGGCGTCCTCACCAGCACCATCTGGATCCTGCTCTACAACTCCTCGACCGGCTTCAGCCGTTACCTCGCGGACGCCGGGATCGGTGACTACGGGACCTCGGTGCTCTCCGACACCGGCACCGTCTTCTGGGCCGCCACGGTCGCCGAACTCTGGCGCGGAGTCCCCTTCTTCGCCATCCTCATCCTCGCCGACCTGCAGTCCGTGTCGAAGGAGCTGTACGAGGCGGCCTCGGTCGACGGAGCCGGCCGCGTACGGCAGTTCGTCCACATCACCCTGCCGCACCTGCGCGACGCGATCATCCTCGCCACCCTGCTCCGCGGCGTCTGGGAGTTCAACAACGTCGACCTGCTGTACACCCTCACCGGCGGCGGACCGGCGGGCGAGACCACCACACTGCCGCTCTACGTCGCCAACACCGGTATCGAGGGCCACGACTTCGGCTACGCCTCCGCGCTCACCACCGTCGCCTTCGTGATCCTCCTCTTCTGCTCGATCGTCTATCTGCGCCTGAGCAAGTTCGGAGGCGACCACAAGTGA
- a CDS encoding carbohydrate ABC transporter permease encodes MTAALAEKHTGTAPEPVRTPPKPPAHRRRGRERAFDDVPRWQIYVPLGIYLLFTLIPFYWMFLFAVRPAGSTSLVPWPMTGEHFSKVWNERSFAVFFQNSMIVGVATLFTTTLVALAGGYALARFNFRIKNGFMLALLCSQFIPGALMLVPLFEIFKNLQMINSLGSVIIAETVFQLPLSIILISGFIKNVPMTLEEAAWVDGCSRFRAFCAVVLPLLRPGLIAVGSFAFVHSWNHFLFALMFLSEQDKQTIPVGLNTLIGADSVDLGALAAGGVIAAVPVVIVFAFIQKWLITGFSAGAVKG; translated from the coding sequence GTGACTGCCGCACTCGCCGAGAAGCACACGGGCACGGCCCCGGAACCCGTACGCACTCCCCCGAAGCCCCCCGCACACCGCCGCCGCGGCCGTGAGCGCGCCTTCGACGACGTACCGCGCTGGCAGATCTACGTGCCCCTGGGCATCTATCTGCTCTTCACCCTCATCCCGTTCTACTGGATGTTCCTCTTCGCGGTACGGCCCGCGGGCTCCACCTCGCTGGTGCCCTGGCCGATGACGGGCGAGCACTTCTCCAAGGTCTGGAACGAGCGCAGCTTCGCCGTCTTCTTCCAGAACAGCATGATCGTCGGTGTCGCCACCCTGTTCACCACGACCCTGGTGGCCCTGGCCGGCGGCTACGCGCTGGCGCGGTTCAACTTCAGGATCAAGAACGGGTTCATGCTGGCGCTGCTGTGCTCGCAGTTCATCCCGGGCGCGCTGATGCTCGTACCGCTCTTCGAGATCTTCAAGAACCTCCAGATGATCAACTCCCTCGGCAGCGTCATCATCGCCGAGACGGTCTTCCAGCTGCCGCTGTCGATCATCCTGATCAGCGGCTTCATCAAGAACGTGCCCATGACGCTGGAGGAAGCCGCCTGGGTGGACGGCTGCTCGCGCTTCCGTGCCTTCTGCGCGGTCGTCCTCCCGCTGCTCAGGCCCGGACTGATCGCCGTCGGTTCCTTCGCCTTCGTGCACAGCTGGAACCACTTCCTGTTCGCCCTGATGTTCCTCAGCGAACAGGACAAGCAGACGATCCCGGTCGGCCTGAACACCCTCATCGGCGCCGACAGCGTCGACCTGGGGGCGCTCGCCGCGGGCGGTGTCATCGCCGCCGTGCCCGTGGTGATCGTCTTCGCCTTCATCCAGAAGTGGCTGATCACCGGCTTCAGCGCCGGCGCAGTGAAGGGCTGA
- a CDS encoding GntR family transcriptional regulator, with translation MTFAPTPIPSRTQYVLEAIKHAILTAQLSPGQALVETELAAQFGVSKTPVREALKTLAGTGLVVMSQYKGATVRLVDATMAREVYDVRLLLEPEALRRSITRKGSLDEAQEALERADSAQDKAERSLANRDFHRALYLPCGNPLLARMLDEVRDQAALVSTVAWSVIPTWEREAAEHREILRLALAADAAAAAGALHDHIASFVRRAFPDDVDGGDAA, from the coding sequence ATGACTTTTGCGCCCACCCCGATTCCGTCCCGCACCCAGTACGTGCTGGAGGCGATCAAGCACGCGATCCTCACCGCGCAGCTGAGCCCAGGGCAGGCACTGGTGGAGACCGAACTCGCCGCGCAATTCGGGGTGTCCAAGACCCCGGTGCGGGAGGCGCTGAAGACACTGGCCGGTACCGGGCTCGTCGTCATGAGCCAGTACAAGGGCGCCACCGTACGGCTCGTCGACGCGACCATGGCCCGCGAGGTGTACGACGTACGGCTCCTCCTGGAGCCCGAGGCGCTGCGTCGCTCGATCACCCGCAAGGGCTCGCTCGACGAGGCCCAGGAGGCCCTGGAACGGGCCGACTCGGCGCAGGACAAGGCGGAACGCTCCCTGGCCAACCGGGACTTCCACCGGGCGCTCTACCTGCCCTGCGGAAACCCGCTGCTCGCCAGGATGCTCGACGAGGTCCGCGACCAGGCCGCTCTCGTGTCGACCGTGGCCTGGTCGGTCATCCCGACCTGGGAGCGGGAGGCGGCCGAGCACCGGGAGATCCTGCGGCTCGCGCTCGCCGCCGACGCGGCCGCTGCCGCCGGGGCTCTGCACGACCACATCGCGTCGTTCGTGCGCCGTGCCTTCCCCGACGACGTCGACGGGGGTGACGCGGCGTGA
- a CDS encoding TerD family protein, with translation MTAMTPGSNIPLSAARVAVDVAAPVRLDVSGLLLTADGKVRSDDDFIFYNQPSGSGVTYRSGGGSAPDAIVVDTSAIPPGIEKVVVTASPDAAGQSFQGIEPTATVRNADDGTPLATFTPPRLGAETALVVIEIYLRNGAWKARAVGQGYANGLAGIATDFGVSVEEPAPAAAPAPQAPAAPQAAPVDPRIAPPAPAAPPAPPAAAPAPAGSGKINLDKGRVSLQKNQTVSLVKGGKPLLSQVKMGLGWEPAFRGKDIDLDASVIAYGPNRNHLDSCYFGKLSILNGAIKHSGDNLTGEGAGDDEVIVVDLGRIPAEATGLVFTVNSFTGQKFTEVAKAYCRLIDAATGEELVRFDLTGAEPQTGVLMAKLIKQFTGEWEMTGMGEFVKSRTVRGMVKPAAKSL, from the coding sequence ATGACCGCAATGACCCCCGGCTCGAACATCCCTCTCTCCGCCGCCCGCGTGGCGGTGGACGTCGCCGCTCCTGTGCGGCTCGACGTCTCGGGCCTGCTGCTCACCGCCGATGGCAAGGTGCGCTCCGACGACGACTTCATCTTCTACAACCAGCCCTCGGGCTCCGGCGTGACCTACCGGTCCGGCGGCGGCTCGGCGCCCGACGCGATCGTGGTGGACACCTCGGCGATCCCGCCCGGCATCGAGAAGGTCGTCGTCACCGCGAGCCCCGATGCCGCAGGCCAGTCCTTCCAGGGCATCGAGCCCACCGCCACCGTGCGCAACGCGGACGACGGCACTCCCCTCGCCACGTTCACACCGCCCCGGCTGGGCGCCGAGACAGCGCTCGTGGTCATCGAGATCTATCTGCGCAACGGCGCCTGGAAGGCCCGCGCCGTCGGCCAGGGCTATGCGAACGGGCTGGCGGGCATCGCCACGGACTTCGGTGTCTCGGTGGAGGAGCCGGCCCCGGCCGCCGCTCCCGCTCCGCAGGCCCCGGCGGCTCCGCAGGCCGCCCCCGTCGACCCGCGCATCGCGCCTCCGGCCCCGGCGGCTCCGCCCGCCCCGCCGGCCGCCGCACCGGCTCCCGCGGGCTCCGGCAAGATCAACCTGGACAAGGGCCGTGTCAGCCTCCAGAAGAACCAGACGGTGTCCCTGGTCAAGGGCGGCAAGCCGCTGCTCTCCCAGGTGAAGATGGGCCTCGGCTGGGAGCCGGCGTTCCGCGGCAAGGACATCGACCTGGATGCCTCCGTCATCGCCTACGGCCCCAACCGGAATCACCTGGACAGCTGCTACTTCGGCAAGCTCTCCATCCTGAACGGCGCGATCAAGCACTCAGGCGACAACCTCACGGGTGAGGGCGCAGGTGACGACGAGGTGATCGTCGTGGACCTGGGCCGCATCCCCGCGGAGGCGACCGGCCTGGTCTTCACGGTCAACTCGTTCACCGGTCAGAAGTTCACCGAGGTCGCCAAGGCGTACTGCCGGCTGATCGACGCGGCCACCGGCGAGGAGCTGGTCCGCTTCGACCTGACCGGTGCGGAGCCGCAGACCGGTGTGCTGATGGCCAAGCTGATCAAGCAGTTCACCGGCGAGTGGGAGATGACCGGCATGGGCGAGTTCGTGAAGTCGCGGACCGTCCGGGGCATGGTGAAGCCCGCCGCCAAGTCCCTGTAA
- the araD gene encoding L-arabinonate dehydratase, with translation MSTRRTPEELRSHQWYGTDGLRSFSHRARTRQLGYLPEEHLGKPVIAILNTWSDINPCHVHLRDRAQAVKRGVWQAGGFPLEFPVSTLSETFQKPTPMFYRNMLAMETEELLRSYPVDGAVLLGGCDKSTPALLMGAASVDLPTVFVPAGPMLPGHWRDEILGSGTDMWKYWDDKRAGLIGDCEMAELENGLARSPGHCMTMGTASTLTAAAEAMGVTVPGASSIPAVDSGHDRMAAQSGIRIVELVWQQLTLSKILTAEAYEDAVATVLALGGSTNAVIHLIAMAGRSGVELSLDDFDRIARTVPVLANLRPGGQYLMEDFHFAGGLPGFLSRLTDVLHLDRPTVSHTSMREQLDGALVHNAEVIRERDNPLAEEGGVAVLRGNLCPDGAVIKHIAAEPHLLRHTGPAVVFDDYKEMQRTINDPALAITADHVLVLRNAGPKGGPGMPEYGMLPIPDYLLKQGVRDMVRISDARMSGTSYGACVLHIAPESYVGGPLALVRTGDAITLDVGARLLHLDVPEEELTHRRAEWTPPPNRFGRGYGALYQDQITQADTGCDFAFLSRQGDVPDPYAG, from the coding sequence ATGAGCACCCGGCGCACCCCCGAGGAACTGCGCAGTCACCAGTGGTACGGCACGGACGGGCTCCGCTCGTTCAGTCACCGCGCCCGCACCCGTCAGCTCGGCTACCTCCCCGAAGAGCACCTGGGCAAGCCGGTCATCGCGATCCTCAACACCTGGTCGGACATCAATCCCTGCCACGTCCATCTGCGCGACCGCGCGCAGGCGGTCAAGCGGGGGGTCTGGCAGGCGGGTGGCTTCCCGCTCGAGTTCCCGGTCTCCACGCTCTCGGAGACCTTCCAGAAGCCGACGCCCATGTTCTACCGCAACATGCTGGCGATGGAGACCGAGGAGCTGCTGCGCTCCTATCCGGTGGACGGCGCCGTCCTGCTCGGGGGCTGCGACAAGTCCACGCCCGCGCTGCTGATGGGCGCCGCCTCCGTCGACCTGCCGACCGTGTTCGTACCCGCGGGCCCGATGCTGCCGGGCCACTGGCGCGACGAGATCCTCGGCTCCGGCACGGACATGTGGAAGTACTGGGACGACAAGCGGGCCGGGCTCATCGGTGACTGCGAGATGGCCGAGCTGGAGAACGGGCTCGCCCGTTCGCCCGGACACTGCATGACCATGGGGACGGCGTCGACCCTGACGGCCGCCGCCGAGGCGATGGGCGTCACGGTGCCGGGCGCCTCGTCCATCCCGGCCGTCGACTCGGGCCACGACCGGATGGCGGCGCAGTCGGGCATCCGGATCGTCGAACTGGTTTGGCAGCAGCTGACCTTGTCGAAGATCCTCACGGCGGAGGCGTACGAGGACGCGGTCGCCACCGTCCTCGCGCTCGGCGGGTCCACCAACGCGGTGATCCATCTGATCGCCATGGCGGGCCGCTCCGGAGTGGAGCTCAGCCTGGACGACTTCGACCGCATCGCCCGTACGGTGCCGGTGCTCGCCAACCTCCGCCCCGGCGGCCAGTACCTGATGGAGGACTTCCACTTCGCCGGCGGGCTGCCGGGCTTCCTGTCCCGCCTCACTGACGTACTGCACCTGGACCGTCCCACCGTCTCGCACACCTCGATGCGCGAGCAGCTCGACGGGGCGCTCGTGCACAACGCGGAGGTCATCCGGGAGCGGGACAACCCGCTCGCCGAGGAGGGCGGCGTGGCGGTCCTGCGCGGCAACCTCTGTCCGGACGGCGCGGTCATCAAGCACATCGCCGCCGAGCCGCACCTGCTGCGTCACACCGGTCCCGCGGTCGTCTTCGACGACTACAAGGAGATGCAGCGCACCATCAACGACCCGGCCCTGGCCATCACCGCCGACCACGTCCTCGTGCTCCGCAACGCGGGACCCAAGGGCGGTCCGGGAATGCCGGAGTACGGCATGCTGCCGATCCCCGACTACCTGCTGAAGCAGGGCGTCCGGGACATGGTGCGGATCTCCGACGCCCGGATGAGCGGCACCAGTTACGGGGCGTGCGTCCTGCACATCGCGCCCGAGTCGTACGTCGGCGGTCCGCTCGCCCTGGTCCGTACCGGCGACGCGATCACGCTGGACGTCGGGGCGCGTCTGCTCCACCTCGATGTGCCCGAGGAGGAGCTGACACACCGCCGCGCCGAGTGGACGCCGCCGCCCAACCGGTTCGGGCGCGGCTACGGGGCGCTCTACCAGGACCAGATCACCCAGGCCGACACCGGCTGCGACTTCGCCTTCCTGTCCCGGCAGGGAGACGTGCCCGACCCGTACGCCGGCTGA